One Betaproteobacteria bacterium DNA segment encodes these proteins:
- a CDS encoding Gfo/Idh/MocA family oxidoreductase, with product MNTLRVGFIGTGRISDLRAMEYLSNGRIQLAAVCDTNLDVARTRSALWGVPGHRVFERYQDLLACEDIDLVEILLPHDLRAEVAIAALRAGKHVSVQKPMATTLADADRMIAAARASPGTLRVFENALFYPPIQKAKALIEEGAIGEPLSIRVKANKGDPRSAWHVPEAARAWRQARQA from the coding sequence ATGAATACTCTTCGAGTAGGCTTCATCGGTACCGGCCGGATCTCCGATCTGCGCGCCATGGAGTACTTGAGTAACGGGCGCATCCAACTTGCCGCCGTTTGCGACACCAATCTCGATGTTGCTCGCACCCGGTCTGCTCTTTGGGGCGTGCCCGGGCACCGGGTGTTCGAGCGCTATCAAGACTTACTTGCGTGCGAGGATATCGATCTGGTGGAGATTCTTCTCCCGCACGATTTGCGTGCCGAGGTAGCCATTGCGGCGCTGCGCGCCGGGAAGCATGTATCGGTGCAAAAGCCCATGGCCACGACCCTGGCGGATGCTGACCGAATGATTGCCGCGGCGCGCGCGAGCCCCGGCACGTTGCGCGTATTCGAGAATGCGCTCTTCTATCCGCCCATACAGAAAGCCAAAGCACTCATCGAAGAAGGCGCCATTGGCGAGCCTTTGTCCATTCGCGTCAAGGCTAACAAAGGCGATCCGCGCAGCGCGTGGCATGTGCCGGAGGCCGCGCGTGCCTGGCGCCAGGCACGCCAAGCGTAG